The following are from one region of the Gryllotalpicola protaetiae genome:
- a CDS encoding sugar-binding protein — protein sequence MRKKYIVGIAAVAAAAALTLSGCSTGRSASASGDSGSTSVKKGDLIGVALPAKTSQNWVLAGQDFKNSIEKAGFKADIQYADNSSPVPSQQAEINSMLTKGAKVIIIGAADGSQLTTQVATAKKDGAIVIAWDRNILNTKNVDYYVAFNNFHVGELQGQALLDGLKKEKGDGPYNVELFAGSPDDANAPLFFDGAMSVLKPKIADGTIKVVSGQTDFKQVSTQGWLAQNAQKRMTDLITGNYAGGAKLDGVLSPNDTLARAILQATKSAGLPNPVVTGQDSETDSIPLIMNGTQYSTIYKDTNLEAQAAVDVVSTLAKGNKPKTVDNDKNNDNGAIIVPSIELSPVLVTKDNAVEAYKNNADLEKLATANQ from the coding sequence ATGCGCAAGAAGTACATCGTCGGCATCGCCGCCGTCGCGGCTGCCGCCGCGCTGACGCTGAGCGGCTGCTCGACCGGCCGCTCCGCCAGCGCCTCCGGCGACAGCGGCTCCACCTCGGTCAAGAAGGGCGACCTCATCGGCGTCGCCCTGCCGGCGAAGACGTCCCAGAACTGGGTGCTCGCCGGCCAGGACTTCAAGAACTCGATCGAGAAGGCCGGCTTCAAGGCCGACATCCAGTACGCGGACAACTCGAGCCCCGTGCCGAGCCAGCAGGCCGAGATCAACTCGATGCTGACCAAGGGCGCCAAGGTCATCATCATCGGCGCAGCGGACGGCTCGCAGCTGACCACGCAGGTCGCGACCGCCAAGAAGGACGGTGCCATCGTCATCGCCTGGGACCGCAACATCCTGAACACCAAGAACGTCGACTACTACGTCGCGTTCAACAACTTCCACGTCGGCGAGCTGCAGGGCCAGGCCCTGCTCGACGGCCTGAAGAAGGAGAAGGGCGACGGCCCCTACAACGTCGAGCTGTTCGCCGGCTCGCCCGACGACGCCAACGCCCCGCTGTTCTTCGACGGCGCGATGAGCGTCCTCAAGCCGAAGATCGCCGACGGCACCATCAAGGTCGTCTCCGGCCAGACCGACTTCAAGCAGGTCTCCACCCAGGGCTGGCTCGCGCAGAACGCGCAGAAGCGCATGACCGACCTGATCACCGGCAACTACGCGGGCGGCGCCAAGCTCGACGGCGTGCTCTCCCCCAACGACACCCTGGCCCGCGCCATCCTGCAGGCCACGAAGTCGGCCGGCCTCCCCAACCCGGTCGTGACCGGGCAGGACTCGGAGACCGACTCGATCCCGCTGATCATGAACGGCACGCAGTACTCGACGATCTACAAGGACACCAACCTTGAGGCCCAGGCCGCCGTCGACGTCGTGAGCACGCTCGCCAAGGGCAACAAGCCGAAGACCGTCGACAACGACAAGAACAACGACAACGGCGCGATCATCGTCCCGTCGATCGAGCTCTCCCCCGTGCTCGTGACCAAGGACAACGCGGTCGAAGCGTACAAGAACAACGCAGACCTCGAGAAGCTGGCGACCGCCAACCAGTAG
- a CDS encoding DUF929 family protein, with the protein MARPLRSRVSLQIIVGVVILAVAGAVVFAVAQGTRRTSAPTAGATHTAAPAGIATAVGSVPASVFDTVGIGTAKVAPAKIDAPGLTDGGKPQVVYVGGEFCPFCAAERWPLAVALARFGTFDALGETSSAPAPEVYPGTATLSFHGATFTSDYLSLAAREIYDRDHKPLDKLTDAEQQVLSTYDAPPYTQTSGSIPFIDFGGGRVIAGAQYTPDVLAGKTQAQIAAALSQPGSPIAQAVIGAANVLTVGLCEQTAGQPASVCRSKGVQTAAAAMGAG; encoded by the coding sequence GTGGCCCGACCCCTCCGCTCTCGCGTGTCCCTCCAGATCATCGTCGGAGTCGTGATCCTCGCCGTCGCAGGCGCCGTGGTGTTCGCGGTGGCCCAGGGCACCCGCCGCACGAGCGCCCCGACGGCCGGCGCCACGCACACGGCGGCCCCGGCCGGCATCGCGACCGCCGTGGGCTCGGTGCCCGCTTCCGTCTTCGACACCGTCGGGATCGGGACGGCCAAAGTCGCCCCCGCCAAGATCGATGCGCCCGGGCTGACCGACGGCGGCAAGCCGCAGGTGGTCTACGTCGGCGGCGAGTTCTGCCCGTTCTGCGCCGCAGAGCGCTGGCCGCTCGCGGTCGCGCTCGCGCGCTTCGGCACCTTCGACGCGCTCGGCGAGACGAGCTCGGCACCGGCTCCCGAGGTGTATCCGGGCACGGCGACGCTCAGCTTCCACGGCGCGACGTTCACGAGCGACTACCTGTCGCTCGCCGCGCGGGAGATCTACGACCGCGACCACAAGCCGCTCGACAAGCTGACGGATGCCGAGCAGCAGGTGCTCTCGACGTACGACGCGCCGCCGTACACGCAGACGTCCGGGTCGATTCCGTTCATCGACTTCGGCGGCGGCAGGGTCATCGCAGGCGCCCAGTACACGCCCGACGTTCTGGCGGGCAAGACGCAGGCGCAGATCGCCGCCGCGCTCAGCCAGCCGGGCTCGCCCATCGCGCAGGCGGTGATCGGCGCGGCGAACGTGCTCACGGTGGGGCTCTGCGAGCAGACCGCTGGGCAGCCGGCATCCGTCTGCCGGTCGAAGGGTGTGCAGACCGCCGCGGCCGCCATGGGGGCCGGCTGA
- a CDS encoding GyrI-like domain-containing protein: MAEISVEVRAVEPQHVATVTRKASGFGPENIGPVIGPIFPAVGAAVEQAGLSPTDYGPAVALYAPDESGDGTGALVTAGFVIPDAVSEVPGVEVSTLPVLEQAAVTVHRGEMATIGESWDALVQWIQANGYELAGVCREVYWTPGFRPQSEWVTDLVQPVRPVASA; the protein is encoded by the coding sequence ATGGCTGAGATCAGTGTCGAGGTGCGTGCCGTTGAACCGCAGCACGTCGCGACCGTCACAAGGAAGGCGTCTGGGTTCGGGCCGGAGAACATCGGGCCCGTGATCGGGCCGATCTTCCCCGCCGTCGGCGCGGCCGTCGAGCAGGCAGGCCTCTCGCCCACCGACTACGGACCGGCGGTCGCGCTCTACGCACCCGACGAATCAGGCGACGGCACCGGCGCGCTCGTCACGGCGGGATTCGTGATTCCGGATGCCGTGAGCGAGGTCCCCGGCGTCGAGGTCTCGACCCTGCCGGTGCTCGAGCAGGCCGCCGTCACAGTGCACCGCGGCGAGATGGCGACGATCGGCGAGTCGTGGGACGCCCTCGTGCAGTGGATCCAGGCGAACGGCTACGAACTGGCCGGCGTGTGCCGCGAGGTCTACTGGACTCCCGGCTTCCGCCCGCAGAGCGAGTGGGTCACCGACCTGGTGCAGCCGGTGCGGCCCGTGGCATCCGCCTAG
- a CDS encoding class I SAM-dependent methyltransferase has product MPDDIDGYDRARLAALYDPLDPDRSDLDVYVELVAELGARRLIDLGCGTGAFALMLAGRGIRVTAVDPDEDAVGIARHKEGADAVEWVVGDASDLPPMSANLVTMTANVAQHFLTDAEWDAALASIRDALLPGGYLVFESRRPEARAWDGWTPERTRVEADVEDYGRVHAWQEVLDVTDHLVTFRSSNAFEDGTVIEVDTTLRFRTEQELRVSLAAAGFETVEVREAPDRPGREFVFIARVADEADY; this is encoded by the coding sequence GTGCCAGACGACATAGACGGCTATGACAGAGCCCGCCTTGCCGCACTTTATGACCCGCTCGACCCCGATCGCTCCGACCTCGACGTGTACGTCGAGCTGGTGGCCGAACTGGGGGCCCGCCGTCTGATCGACCTGGGCTGCGGCACGGGTGCCTTCGCCCTGATGCTCGCCGGCCGCGGAATCCGCGTCACCGCAGTCGACCCCGACGAGGACGCGGTCGGCATCGCCCGGCACAAAGAGGGGGCCGATGCCGTCGAGTGGGTCGTCGGCGACGCCTCTGACCTGCCGCCGATGTCCGCCAACCTCGTGACCATGACGGCGAACGTCGCCCAGCATTTCCTGACGGATGCCGAGTGGGATGCCGCGCTCGCGTCGATCCGCGACGCGCTGCTGCCCGGGGGCTATCTGGTGTTCGAATCGCGGCGCCCCGAGGCCCGCGCCTGGGACGGCTGGACGCCCGAGCGCACCCGCGTCGAGGCCGACGTCGAGGACTACGGCCGCGTGCACGCCTGGCAGGAGGTGCTCGACGTCACCGACCACCTCGTGACCTTCCGCAGCTCGAACGCCTTCGAGGACGGCACCGTCATCGAGGTCGACACGACCCTGCGGTTCCGCACGGAGCAGGAGCTGCGGGTCTCGCTCGCCGCGGCCGGCTTCGAGACGGTCGAGGTGCGCGAGGCGCCCGACCGGCCCGGGCGGGAGTTCGTGTTCATCGCCCGGGTGGCGGACGAGGCCGACTACTAG